The genomic stretch aagccactatgctggttttctcatggcgtggctaaTTTATTTTCTGGGTCCAGTAGAGCTTTATCCTGTAAAACTGAACCAGGCATGGCGTTTCCTTGGTTGTTGACGAAAATACGACTGCAATTTGACCTCAGTATCACGTTCTTTTCATGATATAGAAGACAAATTGACATTTATTAAATCTACTAGCGTTTATCttctattattataattatgactgttctaaatatatatctataaatcataaaataatgttCAAGCCCTTTCTATTGTTCTTTTGTATGGTTGACATTATTGGTGTAATGAAATGAAGTTTTTAATGTGTATTATAATAGTGAATCAAATATATAGTTGTTAATTTCAAGCGACCTCGGCTAAAAACAACCGTACTTGACCAAACAACAAAGCCAATATAAAACCACCTAATCAATAACGTTGTAATACATATTCATGTATGGCTTATAATTTGTTATTCATCATATATGCCTTTGTGAAAACGGTGTCAGACGACATTTACTGCTGTGGTGCTTATTTAAAAATCACTGTTAAGGTTCCTTTTGTCATTTAGGCAAATTTACTAAATATAATACGCCGTGTTCTTCTTTAGTAGTgttcttttcagaaaaaaacagctCGACAAAATTTTACTTTGTCATGTCCTCATGTTGTCGAGTGCTCCCTCGCCAGGACCGGGACGCGAAAACTTTTGGCTACAACACTATAGAAAAAAATGCCATTCTGTCTCCTTTTTGTCGTGTCGCCGCGCATTGGTTGGGATGCTAACACGCCAACATGAAATTTTGGAAGCTATTGTTATGTTTGTGTAGCGACCTACCTGCAATAAAAGGAATGGGCGAAGCAGCATACAGCAGACGGTTGTCGTCCTTCCTAACGAACATCTTCAAGCAGACGACAACTGCAGCCGCTACTGTTGCAAGGATGGCTAAAATCTCAAGAGCACGTGTAGCTTTGAATTCAGATgctgaaaaatattgaataaacatGTTCGTTTTTTATACAGGCATTGATGTTTGAATGAACAATACTTCTGACTGATATGTAGTTTAAGTCGTAATATTTCGAGAAAATGCTAGTGACATTACTGTGAATCATTAATATTAGTGGGGAACTAACTTTCgcggatttcgtggttgagccaatccacgaaatttataTCCCAGCGAACAAATGATATTCCCATTCatcttattttcaaaagttgaaatcgaccgattcatatccccacgaactTCCGTTTGACCAAAACAACGAAATttaatgcccacgaaattaaatgatacaGTATGTATTTGGTAACTAAAATACACTTTCATATGCTTATGGAAATATATAGTGGCTCTGAACGCATTTTGTTTGACAAGAATTGGTGGCATCGACCGTCtgctttaaacatttaattaattaaaactgcAATGGCTCCatatttatgttgttgttgttttgttttaattcataaaatgattttattagtTGTAAATTGTATTTGGTCAAATAAGTAGCAAAAGCGTTAATCatgcaaataaaattttatataaactgaTGAAATTTAGTCGAATTTTATGTCATGAACATTACAATATCAATTAAACGtaatatttgtttattaattCTGTCACCTAATGTGTACTGCTatcttttttttcccttaaattttGATGTCCATCTGGAGGCATGTACCATAATGGTGGACCTGCCACTGCTGCCATCGAAGTACGACATAACATGTGCATGCAAATTTGAATTGCTTTATTACTTTGCTTGAAACGTGTTGATTTTATCTGTCAGAAACTGAATGTTTTCACAAACGCGTGGTCATCTGAAttttaacccttaacatgctcaatttctataacgaacttgtccatcttttgatttggacagtaccattaacttttaaaaagggtgcttaccaaacgaTATTGACGGAATggcgagcagtgcagatcatgatcagactgcacggatgtgcaggctgatcatgatctacactggtagcaTAGGccgaatcagtcgtgtccagcatgatgagggttaacCTGAATAcatactttcattttttattatatatatattattcttatTCTTGAACACATATTTATACAAACAATCATAAATATAACATCATAATTGCAAGACCATTCTCGAATAGAATTATGAGACTACCGTAATAAAAACCTTTATATTGCTTACACTGCAAAATCTTTCTAAATTAATCCTTGtcatgctggatacgattgattccgcctttgcggccagtgtagataatgatcagcctgcacattcctgcagtctgatcaagatctgtactgtccgccattaagtcagtatcttttttgtaagcacccctcttaacagttaatggtactgtcaaaaataaaagattgacaagttcattacatGTATTTAGCAAATTAGGGATTAAAGTCATAACTTAAGCTGATTGTGTATAttatgatttctttttcttttctttttttttcataatcctTAAATATGAATTATGCCATGAGAAAAGAGGATCAAACACTGACGGTCAATATTAGTATAAACGTGCATGATTTAAGAAACGGGTCTAAAAGATCAAATATAGAAGATACAATtaagaaacatattttgaaacaaaagaaaaaaaaaagaaaaagtatctAGTAAAAGTTGAAGCTTGAATAATAAGGTATTATATAGGACTTGGTGTATTGAAATATCAGAGATTTTAAATGTGGCCCGTTTCTACTTAGAACATTGGAATTTCCCGTTTCCTTGAATATTGTATACACTGGCGCGCTCTTGCATACAGACTATCGGACATTTTTCTTGCTTAAGCAAACTTCATATTTACAAGACACTCCGGTGTGCAGTCATATATCACCTTTACGAGAAAGGTTAGCAACGATGTACACTATTCATACAACAATAGGATCAAGCTCATAAAATGGAGTTGGATTTGTGGAAAGTTTTTACGGCTGCTCTTGTACTTTAAGCACTTAAACCACGTCATCTGATCGATATAAACATTATTTGATATGAGTGGAGCTATTAGTTACAAAGGAAACAATCACATCTTATTAACTGATATGACACAGTAACCAAAGCGCCCTACATTTAGTTCATGCATTTGACAAATTCAAATTTCCTGTTTATTTCTGACTCGGCACTTAACGAGGTATTGTAAAGTTGTAACGCCGACATGAGgattttttatgtttaactttCGACAGCAGATATACAGAcgtttaaatgtacattttttgtaattattgactgataaattttaaaagcaagctatttttttttttggaataccGCCGATTTCATCAGCGCGCACTTTAGAGTGGCACACTATGGATTCACATCTTAAGTTACAGCCGCCAATTTTTGCGCCAGGCCCCTTTCTAAATGTTTCGATATGATATTCTCTTTCGTCTAAGTTCgtaaaggaaaaagaaaattgtagttatatttttcataaatgaaatCTTGAATTATTGAATTATAAACATGCACTTTTTAAAGAGACAAAATGCATGAAATAATACACTGACGAGGACTACTCTTATTTTGTAATTCAGACATCCTTTAGTACACAACCCTGAAAGGCTATAACTGTTTTTGATTTGTGTTGGTTTAATCTCACACTTACACGATCATAGACCATATCGCAAATTTCCAGCCTTTTATGGTGTGTAGgacccccaaatgtaaaaattgtcacatatgtaaaaatgataacaaatgtaaaataattttacagtatatgtaaaaactttctacaaatgtTCAACCGGGTTGTTCCAAATGTAAAAACGTTGTTGGTGACATATGTAAATAAAAAGCGTCacaaatgtagaaacaaaattttggtcacatatgtaaaattagtttcctacaaatgtaaaacccATTTTTTGCAGTCACCCTGTGATTTCATATGTATAAAAAAAGTACGCCTTTTATTTTCTATAACAAAATCTATATATAGCCGGAGTGGTCTACGTAGTGATATGTTTAGTGTGCGCGCGGGTGTTAATAATGAGCTTGTCCGTTCCTCAGTTTGTATGTTCTTTCTGCTTAAAATATAGAAGACAATGCTCCTAGCGGCGAATACAGGTAAATTGCTTGGGCGGGGGAAGGGCGATGTGGTTATAGATGTTTTTTTCGGAAAACAGCTCCACAAAGATCATGCTACTTCTTAGGCGTGAAATACCGCTTATGTTTACATTGACTCCATGTTTGTTACGGATCTGTGTACCTCGTTTACCTTAACGAAGCACATGAAAGGATGCGAAAAGCAATTTTCGCGTCATATTCGTGCACATGCAGTTGGAAAGTGCATATTTAAGGAATGTATGTCTTTTCAATCATGTGGTAGGCCCTTTGCATAATTATGAATTTAGTTTTCGTTAGATGTTACGCAATGATCATGGGCAACTAGAACTTCGTGATACGTCAAAAGTTAGCTATGCGGACGTCCCCCTTCATTATACTTTACAGTCTTTACATGTACGAATGTATTGTATCACTTAATAGTTGCTATATATTATAGGCAGACAAAacgtatttacatttttgtcgagcccgcttgcggtagCTCGACTTAGTTGTCAGTATGGGCATCCacccgtgcgtgcgtctgtccgtctgaCTTTTCCGGGACATAACTTCTTTGTGTCTTGgaagatttcaaaataacttggtACAGATGTTCACAATGATGAATACCTGTGTCGTGCGCAAGAGGCAGGTCAAAGGTAAATATCACACTTAGGGCACGAAGGTAAAAATAGACATTGTCCTGGCTATATCTTCCACAtgcctggagggattttgaaataacttggcaaacATCTTGACCATGATGAGATGGTCGGTTTTACTAAGAGGTTATAGGTCTAAATAGACCTTTTGCGGGGAGACTTCCATAGAGCGTTAGGCTTTTTCACTTCTGTTGTAtcgttggttcgaatcccacttgatctatatttttatacctttgttttttaatatcttattttttttatgtttcaatcaagtgtgttattttttttttactttttctcttttcatttatatatttctaacaaTGGCTTCTTTGGAAACACGTTTTGTTTGATTGCGGGGCGCTATGTGAAAACAACACCCCACACCCACTCCCCTTCCCCTGCCCAAGCAATTTACCAGTATTTGCCCTAGGAGCATTGTCTTCTATAATTTATGCAGAAGGAACATACAAACTGAGGGACGGACAAGCTCATTACTAACACACGCGCGCTAACTACACGTATCACTATGTAGACCACTCCGgctatatagtttttgttttaaaaaataaaaaacgtactttttttcATACAGAAGAAATCACAGGATGACTGCAAAAAATgggttttacatttgtaggaaactgattttacatatgagaccaaaattttgtttctacatttgtgacgcttttttttttattacatgtcaTCAGCAACGTTTTTACATTTGGAACAACTCGGTTTTACATCTGTAGAAAGATTTTACATATACGgtcaaattattttacatttgttaccatttttacatttgggggtcCTGGCATTACTTAAGCCACCAACAGGCACCGAATTCCGTAATCCAGCTTGATgactttttcatatataaaaattcTATATCACGTTCCAAGACTTAAACCCAAAGTGGCGAGGGCATGCAATTCGATGTAAGTAGCCTAAACCACTTGGAATTAAATAACGAAAGAAGAACACGCGTGAACGTGACCTCGTGTATTCTAATAATAAAAAGACATTTGTACTCACGTAGTGAAAAATCTTCTATATCATCAAATGACTTGCACATCGAAATCACAGGGCCGTGGATGCTCTCAGGCATGGATGCACAGATTTTCCACAGTCCAAAGTTGATACCTGTCTCTGGTACACCCTGTATACTTCCGTAATAGAACCAGTAAGGGATGGCGACACCCACTATATTCAAGATTAAAGCTAATCCAGAGACACACAGTCCTATTTTTTCATACATTGTATTCATTTCTATGCAGCTTTTAAACGATttatttttttcgcaaaaatacAGATAACATTAACTAATGTTACCCTTTAAACAAGTATAAAACTGAGTTAACGCTGCACCCTGTAGAATACACCCGAGTAAGAATGAGGGAAGGTTGCCATGCAAGGCGATTTATAATGTTCAAAGTGAGAGCACACCTTACAACTGATAAAAGTATTGACGAAAGAGCGAGATAAAAACAAATTTCGTTACCGTGGACACCTTTGTACTTGCGTGCCCCATTTGTTTTCGGAAAATGGTCAATTTAAGTATGATTAACGACATTCAAGGTGAGCCATAGATTATGTTATCTATTGACCCCGGTTAAAGGTGCCTGTAAATCAAAGTACCCAATTTTTCGAAATTTGGTAAGTTATAAGATGTAAACGGCgaatttcaaaagtttgctcaCTGTCGAATCTTTATTTTTGTGCataaatattttagtaaagtagATCAGTAAACGACGATTAATCGAAAGTCTGAACCGGCAATTCTCTTATATTTTCTATTCAATATTCATACGAAAAATCCTGGATATCTGAccgtaacagtttttttttgtaccaCCAAAATGAATTTTGAAACGACTGTACGCGGTATAGACATTTGCAGTACGGGGTATAGACCATTTTCAGAAATATCCTGTACGGTGAATAGACGAAGAAAATTGAGAAGTACTGAGGGTTTCATTCAATATGATTACTTAAAAGTTAATGCTGTTAACTCAATATTTAACCATACACTTTCTTGatgttttacagtattttgtcGTCACTTTTCGACCATTAATTGCAGCTCATGTGGTCGGTTAAAGTTGGACAGGTGCTATGTTTCTGATAGGTGTATTTCAGCTTAAAACAGTATCTAAACCAAACTTGTTAAATGAATTAGCAATACTGATAAATACAGAGATCACGTTGTTTGCCCAATCAATCTTAAGAGCCTAAAATTTCGTAGGTTTTCCAAGAGATCATGGCCAgtatatttccattttatctttTAAGAATGTACAAATGTGGAGCCAAAACATGAAGCTTAACAGAAAAGATAATGGAACATTATTTATGAAACGTCATTTCATTTCTAAGTATTATTTAtatgcttatttttctttttccattaATGGCCATGTATGTATTTGGACAGACTGGCAGGGTGGGAGAAGAAGTGTCAATattatgtgactgggtggggtatcatgccacgtgtctacggcatgatattccagcgagacagcactataaagttgggcattgtgctcactgctacaagtagacactgtccccggttcacgcccgtaaaccatagtttacgaacataAACCGATGTTTAtaaccgtgaacttgggtttacaagcgtgaacctacgtttacgagcatGAACTTTGGTTTACGGTGTTACCCAATGTtttgctcgaaaatataggtttgTTTTCGAAAAAACCTTGTTTATCGTTAGTTAATCCTAACTTTTAGAC from Mercenaria mercenaria strain notata chromosome 16, MADL_Memer_1, whole genome shotgun sequence encodes the following:
- the LOC123540911 gene encoding uncharacterized protein LOC123540911; its protein translation is MNTMYEKIGLCVSGLALILNIVGVAIPYWFYYGSIQGVPETGINFGLWKICASMPESIHGPVISMCKSFDDIEDFSLPSEFKATRALEILAILATVAAAVVVCLKMFVRKDDNRLLYAASPIPFIAGLLMIIGAVVFVADNKAK